Proteins encoded by one window of Orbaceae bacterium BiB:
- the cysW gene encoding sulfate ABC transporter permease subunit CysW has protein sequence MLNKRQQDKLVLSQMILIFLVMILFCLLLILPLWVVLSQGLAHGIAEFWRVICEPDTLSALKLTLIAAGIAVPLNIIFGVTAAWVITKYQFSGKQLLVTLIDLPFSISPIIAGLIYVLLFGAQSWLYPYLQRWDIQIIYAVPGIILATIFVSVPFVARELIPIMEQQGTTDEEAASVLGANGWQIFWYVTLPNIRWALMHGVILCTARALGEFGAVSVVSGHIRGYTNTLPLQIEILYNEYNIVAAFSVAILLLMMSLALLLLRQWIEHRLAKVLTDI, from the coding sequence ATGTTAAATAAAAGACAGCAAGATAAATTAGTACTATCCCAGATGATTTTGATTTTTTTAGTGATGATATTATTTTGTCTGCTACTCATTTTACCTTTATGGGTAGTACTATCTCAAGGATTAGCTCATGGTATAGCTGAATTTTGGCGAGTTATTTGTGAACCTGATACGCTTTCAGCGTTAAAGTTAACTCTGATTGCAGCAGGAATTGCCGTGCCATTGAATATTATTTTTGGTGTCACAGCTGCATGGGTTATTACTAAATACCAATTTAGCGGTAAGCAATTATTAGTCACTTTAATTGATTTGCCATTTTCTATTTCCCCCATTATTGCCGGTTTGATCTATGTATTGTTGTTTGGTGCACAGAGTTGGCTATATCCTTATTTACAACGCTGGGATATACAAATTATTTATGCGGTGCCCGGGATTATCTTAGCGACTATTTTTGTTTCTGTCCCTTTTGTTGCCAGAGAATTAATTCCAATAATGGAGCAACAAGGTACTACTGATGAAGAAGCAGCGAGTGTGTTAGGGGCAAACGGCTGGCAAATATTTTGGTATGTTACTTTGCCAAATATACGTTGGGCGTTGATGCATGGTGTGATTCTTTGTACCGCTAGAGCCCTGGGAGAGTTTGGCGCGGTATCAGTTGTTTCAGGTCATATTCGTGGCTATACCAATACTCTGCCTCTACAAATTGAAATTCTTTATAACGAATATAATATTGTCGCTGCTTTCAGCGTGGCAATTTTATTATTAATGATGTCATTAGCTTTATTATTGCTAAGACAATGGATAGAACATCGTTTAGCGAAAGTGCTAACTGACATTTAA
- the fruK gene encoding 1-phosphofructokinase, with translation MVSKIATFTLNPAYDLVGFCPEIELGDVNLVKTTGLLAAGKGINVAKVLRDLGDELTVGGFLGDANRDGFSALFSQLGIVDKFLTVPGRTRINVKLTEQNSQVTDLNFSGFSVTTDDWAKFVKDSLSWLKDFDMVVISGSLPEGVALDDFTNWIKQVKNICPKIIFDSSRNALVAGLKANPWLIKPNDKELEMLVGRALPSIADIKKAAMDLVNQGVENVIVSLGSKGALWVTKNEAWLAKPPKCEVVSTVGAGDSMVAGLVHGLQSNYSIKDTLVFASAVAALSVGQAGVGVPDKEKLNAILEKIDVMVG, from the coding sequence ATGGTCAGTAAAATTGCGACATTTACTTTAAATCCAGCTTATGATTTAGTTGGTTTCTGTCCTGAAATTGAACTCGGTGACGTTAATTTAGTTAAAACGACGGGGCTATTAGCCGCAGGTAAAGGGATTAACGTTGCTAAGGTACTACGTGATTTAGGTGATGAGTTAACCGTAGGTGGCTTCTTAGGTGATGCTAACCGAGATGGTTTTAGTGCACTTTTTTCACAGTTAGGTATTGTTGATAAGTTTCTAACAGTACCAGGGCGAACTCGAATCAATGTCAAATTGACGGAACAAAATAGTCAAGTGACTGATCTTAATTTTTCTGGTTTTTCAGTTACAACTGATGACTGGGCTAAATTTGTCAAAGATTCTCTCAGCTGGTTAAAAGATTTTGATATGGTTGTTATCAGCGGTAGCTTACCAGAAGGTGTTGCATTAGATGATTTCACCAATTGGATTAAACAAGTTAAAAATATCTGTCCAAAAATCATTTTTGATAGCAGTCGAAATGCGTTAGTTGCAGGTTTAAAAGCAAATCCTTGGTTAATTAAACCAAATGATAAAGAGCTAGAAATGCTTGTGGGTCGTGCTTTACCTAGTATTGCTGATATTAAAAAGGCTGCAATGGATTTAGTTAACCAAGGCGTTGAAAATGTTATTGTTTCATTAGGTAGCAAAGGCGCACTATGGGTGACAAAAAATGAAGCATGGTTAGCAAAACCACCAAAATGTGAAGTTGTTAGTACCGTTGGTGCTGGTGACTCAATGGTTGCAGGATTAGTGCATGGTTTACAATCAAACTACTCAATTAAAGATACATTAGTATTTGCATCCGCTGTAGCAGCCTTATCTGTTGGGCAGGCTGGCGTCGGCGTTCCTGATAAAGAAAAACTTAATGCTATTCTTGAAAAGATAGATGTGATGGTCGGATAG
- the cysT gene encoding sulfate ABC transporter permease subunit CysT yields MSLSSLKTATFRVIPGFGLTFGFTLTYISIIILIPLFCLFIYSTQLSLSEWVKLVTSRQFLSALLLSLTTAFTSALFNSFIGLLFAWVLVRYRFWGRRVIDSCIDMPFALPTAVAGIALTAIYAKNGPIGQLFTIKIAYTPIGITLALLFVTLPFVVRTLQPVLEDLPKEQEEAASILGATPIQIFIYVIFPAILPAWLTGFTLAFARAIGEYGSVVFIAGNIPFKTEILPLLIVSKLDQYAYDSASAIGICMLIIAFILLFIMNMIQRKLNKTS; encoded by the coding sequence ATGTCATTATCATCATTGAAAACTGCAACATTTAGAGTAATTCCCGGGTTTGGTCTTACATTCGGGTTTACCTTAACTTATATCAGTATCATCATCTTGATCCCTTTATTTTGCTTATTTATCTATTCGACACAATTATCGCTATCTGAATGGGTGAAATTAGTTACTAGTCGGCAATTTTTGAGTGCATTATTGTTATCGTTAACCACCGCGTTTACGAGTGCATTATTTAATAGTTTTATTGGATTACTGTTTGCATGGGTGCTGGTGCGTTATCGCTTTTGGGGTCGAAGGGTGATTGATAGCTGTATCGATATGCCATTTGCTTTACCAACAGCGGTCGCAGGGATTGCATTAACAGCGATTTATGCCAAAAATGGACCTATCGGTCAGCTTTTTACTATTAAAATTGCGTATACACCAATTGGTATTACGCTAGCATTACTATTTGTTACGCTTCCGTTTGTTGTACGAACTTTACAACCGGTACTTGAAGATTTACCGAAAGAACAGGAGGAAGCGGCTAGTATCCTTGGGGCAACGCCAATACAAATTTTTATTTATGTTATTTTTCCGGCCATTTTACCTGCTTGGCTAACTGGATTTACGTTAGCCTTTGCCAGAGCTATTGGTGAGTATGGATCAGTTGTTTTTATTGCCGGTAATATTCCTTTTAAGACAGAGATTTTACCATTATTAATTGTATCAAAACTTGATCAATATGCTTATGACAGTGCATCTGCTATTGGTATTTGTATGCTAATTATCGCTTTTATTTTGTTGTTTATTATGAATATGATTCAACGTAAGCTCAATAAAACATCATAA
- the fruA gene encoding PTS fructose transporter subunit IIBC produces the protein MKIYIVNANQIGPVNGRLAKAELVLAAKEENISIVDKADLADVSILIGQGTTTDNAIVGKKVYSVTDLDSLFANPKQILLNAQSQGEIYKQSAQAATTAPASNGTKRIVAVTACPTGVAHTFMAAEAIEEEAKKRGWWCKVETRGSVGVGNELTPEEVAAADIVIVACDIDVDLSKFAGKLMYKTKTGPALKKTAQEFDKAFSEASIYQPTSSATPSTATKEKKNAYKHLLTGVSYMLPMVVAGGLIVALSFAVGGIGQSGDLAKALGQIGGGTALALMVPVLAGYISFSIADRPGLVPGLIGGMLATSIGAGFLGGIVAGYLAGYLTLWLTKFIRLPQSLEALKPILILPLLSSLVVGLAMIFILGQPIAYIMTALETWLSGMQTTNAIILGAILGGMMCTDMGGPINKVAYAFGVGLLSAQQYAPMAAVMAGGMVPPLAMSFATLIARRKFSKAEQESGKAAFVLGLCFISEGAIPFAARDPLRVLPSCIIGGAITGGMALAFGSQLMAPHGGLFVLAIPGAIKPVLGYLLSIVVGSVVAGTIYAVIKKPETKSELAATA, from the coding sequence ATGAAGATATATATTGTCAATGCTAATCAAATTGGTCCGGTAAATGGTCGTTTAGCAAAAGCAGAGCTTGTATTAGCGGCTAAAGAAGAAAATATTTCTATTGTAGATAAAGCAGATCTTGCCGATGTCTCTATTTTAATTGGTCAAGGCACAACAACAGATAATGCTATTGTTGGTAAAAAAGTTTATAGCGTAACAGATTTAGATAGCTTATTTGCTAACCCAAAACAGATTCTATTAAATGCACAGAGCCAAGGTGAGATTTATAAACAATCAGCTCAAGCAGCAACGACTGCACCTGCAAGTAATGGTACTAAACGTATTGTTGCTGTAACCGCATGTCCAACAGGCGTAGCTCATACCTTTATGGCAGCTGAAGCGATTGAAGAAGAAGCTAAAAAACGAGGTTGGTGGTGTAAAGTTGAAACTCGTGGTTCTGTTGGTGTGGGTAACGAGTTAACGCCAGAAGAAGTTGCGGCGGCAGATATCGTTATCGTTGCTTGTGATATCGATGTTGATTTAAGTAAATTTGCTGGTAAGTTAATGTATAAGACCAAAACAGGTCCTGCATTGAAAAAAACAGCACAAGAGTTTGATAAAGCATTTAGTGAAGCTTCAATTTATCAGCCAACATCTTCTGCTACACCATCTACAGCAACTAAAGAGAAGAAAAATGCTTATAAACATCTATTAACAGGTGTTTCTTACATGTTACCAATGGTTGTTGCGGGCGGCTTAATTGTTGCATTATCATTCGCTGTCGGTGGGATTGGGCAGTCAGGTGATCTTGCTAAAGCCTTAGGTCAAATTGGTGGTGGAACAGCATTAGCTCTAATGGTACCAGTACTTGCTGGCTATATTTCATTCTCTATTGCTGATCGACCAGGCTTAGTCCCAGGATTAATTGGTGGTATGCTTGCAACATCAATTGGTGCTGGATTCTTAGGTGGTATTGTTGCTGGTTATTTAGCGGGATATTTAACATTGTGGTTGACTAAGTTTATCCGACTACCACAAAGTCTTGAAGCATTAAAACCTATTCTAATTTTACCGTTATTATCTAGCTTAGTGGTTGGCTTGGCGATGATCTTTATATTAGGTCAACCAATTGCTTACATTATGACGGCATTAGAAACATGGTTAAGTGGCATGCAAACAACTAATGCGATTATCCTAGGGGCAATACTTGGCGGAATGATGTGTACTGACATGGGTGGTCCAATCAATAAAGTGGCTTATGCTTTTGGTGTCGGTTTACTTAGTGCTCAACAATATGCACCTATGGCAGCTGTTATGGCTGGGGGGATGGTACCGCCTTTAGCGATGAGTTTTGCAACTCTAATTGCGCGTCGTAAATTTAGTAAAGCTGAGCAAGAAAGTGGTAAAGCAGCATTTGTACTTGGTTTATGTTTTATTTCAGAAGGTGCGATCCCATTCGCTGCACGTGATCCGTTACGCGTATTACCAAGCTGTATTATTGGTGGTGCGATTACCGGTGGTATGGCATTAGCGTTTGGTTCTCAATTAATGGCACCTCATGGGGGATTATTCGTACTCGCAATCCCTGGCGCAATTAAACCAGTATTAGGTTATTTATTATCGATTGTAGTTGGTTCTGTTGTTGCAGGAACTATTTATGCAGTCATTAAAAAACCAGAAACTAAATCTGAGTTAGCAGCAACAGCGTAA
- the fruB gene encoding fused PTS fructose transporter subunit IIA/HPr protein codes for MLQLTKDDIYLDQQAENKQEAIKKIAQVLTQREFVQEGYVDGMLERESQAATYLGSGIAIPHGTTKTRHLVRKTGVQVFCFPQGVAWGDDGEKTYIAIGIAASSDEHLTLLRQLTHVLGDEDVEDRIKKIKTKDDVMSLLTGQSSDSENADIVSDELLLLDIPADNIATLQALNASRLKRFGAVNVNFIAQSLEQKPTYLGQGVWLNDCVEGNLKNAVAISRTNSDIKEDDKSVNVLITMSAKTNELNDLIDRLATAAYHQQLNQLHTADKNQIKAFFLGDNSESCSQPENVTEQTATNTTEAADTNALTQEFTVVNPHGLHTRPASVLVKTVKQFNSSITVANLDGTGVAVSATSLMKIVALGAKKGCRLQFVATGADAQQALDAIGQAIKDGLGEGAE; via the coding sequence ATGCTACAGCTAACAAAAGATGATATTTATCTTGATCAACAAGCTGAAAATAAACAAGAAGCGATAAAGAAAATTGCTCAAGTATTAACTCAGCGTGAGTTTGTGCAAGAGGGATATGTTGACGGAATGCTAGAGCGAGAATCTCAAGCTGCTACTTACTTAGGCAGCGGTATCGCTATTCCTCATGGTACAACAAAAACTCGCCATTTAGTCCGTAAAACGGGTGTGCAAGTTTTCTGTTTTCCACAAGGTGTTGCTTGGGGCGATGATGGTGAAAAAACCTATATAGCTATTGGTATAGCAGCTAGCTCAGATGAGCATTTAACACTATTACGCCAATTAACACATGTTCTTGGCGATGAAGATGTGGAAGATCGTATCAAAAAAATCAAGACCAAAGATGATGTCATGTCACTATTAACAGGACAAAGTAGCGATAGTGAAAATGCTGATATTGTTTCTGATGAACTACTATTACTTGATATCCCTGCAGATAATATTGCAACATTACAAGCATTAAATGCTTCAAGATTAAAACGTTTTGGTGCCGTTAATGTTAATTTTATAGCGCAATCTTTAGAACAAAAACCGACTTACTTAGGTCAAGGCGTATGGCTAAATGATTGTGTTGAAGGTAACCTTAAAAATGCAGTAGCAATTAGTCGTACCAATAGCGATATCAAGGAAGACGACAAAAGTGTTAATGTCTTAATTACGATGTCGGCAAAAACTAACGAATTAAATGATTTAATTGATCGTTTAGCTACCGCCGCATATCATCAACAACTCAATCAGCTACATACAGCAGATAAGAATCAAATCAAGGCATTTTTCCTTGGCGATAATTCAGAAAGTTGTTCACAACCTGAAAATGTCACCGAGCAGACTGCCACGAATACTACTGAAGCAGCAGATACTAACGCGTTGACACAAGAGTTTACCGTCGTTAATCCACATGGTTTACATACACGACCAGCGAGCGTTTTAGTTAAAACGGTAAAACAATTCAATAGTAGTATTACTGTTGCTAACCTTGATGGTACAGGTGTTGCTGTTAGTGCAACAAGTTTAATGAAAATTGTTGCTTTAGGCGCTAAAAAAGGTTGTCGTTTACAATTTGTTGCAACTGGTGCCGATGCTCAGCAAGCTCTAGACGCTATTGGTCAAGCGATTAAAGATGGTTTAGGTGAGGGCGCTGAATAA
- a CDS encoding sulfate ABC transporter substrate-binding protein, with protein MARLLRYWIKQLISLKNIIVIVLMGLIINSAWSTELLNVSYDPTRELYKDYNAAFIQYWQEQSGEKLTIKNSHGGSGKQARSVIDGLQADVVTLALAGDIDALNRYQSILDENWQTKLPNNSTPYTSTIVFLVRKGNPQNIHDWNDLIKEGVEVITPNPKTSGGARWNFLAAWVYAKELYGSDDKALQFVTDIYRHAPVLDTGARGATISFVQRELGDVLLTWENEAHLALIEQGDDKLEIIIPSISILAEPPVAVVDSVVDKKGTRKQAEAYLHYLYSDKAQHIIAKNYYRPTNPIILSQYATQFPELKLVTVDEYFGGWSTIQRKFFNDGTIFDTIFAEINN; from the coding sequence ATGGCGCGATTATTAAGATACTGGATTAAACAATTGATATCACTCAAAAATATTATAGTGATAGTGTTGATGGGATTAATTATTAATAGCGCTTGGAGCACCGAGTTACTTAATGTTTCTTATGATCCAACTCGTGAACTATATAAGGATTATAACGCAGCTTTTATTCAATATTGGCAGGAACAGAGCGGTGAAAAGCTAACGATAAAAAATTCTCACGGAGGCTCTGGTAAACAGGCGCGTTCAGTGATTGATGGTTTACAAGCTGATGTAGTGACATTAGCATTAGCTGGCGATATTGATGCACTAAATCGTTACCAATCGATTCTTGATGAAAATTGGCAGACTAAACTCCCTAATAACAGCACACCCTATACATCAACAATTGTATTTTTAGTTCGTAAAGGTAATCCCCAAAATATCCATGATTGGAATGATTTAATTAAAGAAGGGGTTGAAGTCATTACACCTAATCCAAAAACATCAGGGGGGGCTCGTTGGAATTTTTTAGCAGCTTGGGTTTATGCAAAAGAGCTCTATGGTAGTGATGATAAAGCGCTACAATTTGTCACTGATATTTATCGTCATGCTCCGGTATTAGATACAGGAGCAAGAGGCGCTACAATTAGTTTTGTACAACGGGAGCTAGGTGATGTTTTACTGACATGGGAAAATGAAGCTCATTTAGCGCTTATTGAGCAAGGTGATGATAAACTTGAGATTATTATTCCATCCATATCAATTCTAGCTGAGCCGCCCGTTGCAGTTGTTGATTCTGTTGTCGACAAAAAAGGTACACGAAAACAAGCTGAAGCCTATTTACATTATCTCTATAGTGATAAGGCTCAGCATATCATTGCTAAAAATTATTATCGCCCGACTAATCCTATTATTTTGTCACAATATGCTACTCAGTTTCCTGAATTAAAACTTGTTACTGTCGATGAGTATTTTGGTGGGTGGTCAACGATTCAACGAAAATTTTTTAATGATGGGACAATCTTCGACACTATTTTTGCTGAAATTAACAATTAG